A single region of the Gadus morhua chromosome 5, gadMor3.0, whole genome shotgun sequence genome encodes:
- the cldn23l gene encoding claudin-23, which produces MHTPATMVMGIVFAPLGLVLVLTASITPQWREGQARLGLTGPGSPPRSKARGGGGPGTLAAVETLLLLRSDGLWESCLQVVQSELKQCWPVTGAYQRDPRLRLARGLVLSSLFLCGTGIVLASVGVRCWSDVPLRGVAALGGFLVVLAGLLSLTALGVYTHNLGRLGVDNPGEGPGSGGGGGGGGAPRYPHLTLRPAGSLYFGWLGSCIQVLGGGALLLSFKRPWCPATQACPELTACPACRSCPELSSSPETEVYEMSC; this is translated from the coding sequence atGCACACCCCAGCCACCATGGTGATGGGGATCGTGTTCGCCCCGCTCGggctggtcctggtcctcaccGCCTCCATCACGCCCCAGTGGAGGGAGGGGCAAGCCCGCCTGGGTCTGACGGGGCCGGGCTCCCCGCCCCGCTCCAAGGcgcggggcggcgggggcccGGGGACCCTGGCGGCCGTGGAGACGCTGCTCCTGCTGCGCTCCGACGGCCTGTGGGAGAGCTGCCTGCAGGTGGTCCAGTCGGAGCTGAAGCAGTGCTGGCCCGTCACGGGGGCCTACCAACGGGACCCCCGGCTGAGGCTGGCCCGGGGCCTGGTGCTGAGCTCCTTGTTCCTGTGCGGCACGGGCATCGTGCTGGCCAGCGTCGGCGTGCGCTGCTGGAGCGACGTGCCCCTGAGGGGCGTGGCCGCCCTGGGGGGCTTCCTGGTGGTGCTGGCGGGGCTGCTGAGTCTGACCGCGCTGGGGGTCTACACACACAACCTGGGGAGGCTGGGCGTGGATAACCCCGGGGAGGGCCCcgggagcggcggcggcggcggcggcgggggggccccGCGCTACCCTCACCTCACCCTGCGGCCGGCCGGGTCGCTGTACTTCGGGTGGCTGGGCTCCTGCATCCAGGTGCTCGGGGGGGGCGCCTTACTGCTGAGCTTCAAGAGGCCCTGGTGCCCGGCGACACAGGCCTGCCCCGAGCTGACCGCCTGCCCCGCCTGCCGGTCCTGCCCCGAGCTCAGCAGCAGTCCGGAGACGGAGGTGTATGAGATGAGCTGCTAG